In Candidatus Binatia bacterium, the sequence CGCAGACAGCCCGGCAGGGCTTGATTCACGGAGATGGCGTTCTGGAAGTTCTGCCGGACGGATTCGGTTTTTTACGATCTCCGGACTACAGCTACCTTGCCGGACCGGACGATATCTATGTGTCGCCGTCGCAGGTGAAAAGGTTTGATCTTCGGACCGGAGACGTGGTTTCCGGGCAGATTCGATCACCTAAAGACGACGAGCGCTACTTTGCCTTGTTGCAGCTGGATGCAATCAACTACGACCCGCCAGCGGAGTCTCGGCAGAAAGTGCTGTTTGATAATTTGACGCCGCTTTATCCCGACGATGCGATCCACCTCGAATGCGGTGCCGAGGAACCGACGGGGCGGGTTCTCGATTTGATGGTGCCCATCGGCAAGGGCCAACGGGCACTGGTGGTGGCCCCGCCCCGAACCGGCAAGACGATCATGCTGCAGAATATTGCTCGCGGCATTACCGCCAATCATCCGGACATCGATTTAATCGTACTGCTCGTGGACGAGCGCCCCGAAGAGGTCACGGATATGCGCCGTTCGGTAGCGGGAGAGGTCGTGAGTTCGACTTTTGACGAGCCCCCGACACGTCACGTCCAAGTCGCCGAGATGGTGATCGAGAAGGCCAAGAGATTGGTCGAGCACGGTCGCGATGTGGTGATTTTGCTGGATTCCGTCACTCGACTGGCCCGGGCCTACAATACGGTCGCGCCCCCTTCGGGGAAGGTGCTGTCAGGTGGGGTGGATTCAAATGCCCTGCATAAACCGAAGAAGTTTTTCGGCGCGGCCCGCAACATCGAGGACGGAGGGTCGTTGACGATCATTGGCACAGCCCTTGTCGAAACGGGCAGCCGCATGGACGAGGTGATTTTCGAGGAGTTCAAGGGGACCGGCAATATGGAGGTCCATCTCGATCGCCGCCTGGTGGAAAAGCGAGTTTTCCCGTCAATCGACGTGAATCGGTCGGGTACGCGCAAGGAGGAACTGTTGCTCGGAGCCGAGGTGCAGGGTCGCGTCGCGATCCTGCGGCGCCTTCTTTCGCAGCTCAACTCGGTGGAAGCAATGGAATTTCTCCTCGACAAGCTGGCGGAAACGCCGACCAACGAGGACTTCATCGCGGGAATGAATCGATAATCGCCCCGATTTGGCCCGTAAAACCCCGGAATCCGCGATGAAGACGCATTGCGGGGCTAGCGGGGCTTTGTTACTCAAATCGAACCGATCCCCGGATAAGGGGCGTTTTTCGCCTGCCCGGTGGTCGGATCTGACGGAGATTGTATGCCCGAGCCCACAATGAAGCAGCTTCTGGAGGCTGGAGTCCATTTTGGCCACCAGACGAGTCGATGGAACCCGAAGATGAAGCGCTACATCTTCGGCGCCCGAAACGGGATCTATATCATCGACTTGCAGCAGACCGTCCGGATGTTCCGAGAGGTCTATGGTCAGGTCCGCGAACTTGCGGCCTCGGGAGGAACTCTCCTCTTCGTGGGCACCAAGAAGCAGGCTCAGGAGCCCATCAAGGAAGAAGCGCTGCGTAGCGAAATGTATTTCGTGAACAATCGCTGGCTCGGTGGGATGTTGACCAACTTCCCGACGATCAAGGCCTCGATCGATCGCTTGCGCAAGCTCGAAGACAGCCTCGCCGACCCGACGACCATCGAGGCCTATACGAAGAAGGAAATTCTCGGTCTCGAGAGAGAGCGCGAAAAATTGGAACTGTCTCTCGGCGGAATCAAGGAAATGCGCAAGCTTCCCGATGCGTTGTTTGTCATTGACCCGAAGCGCGAAGAGATTGCGGTGAAGGAAGCCAACAAGCTCGGCATTCCCGTGATCGCCGTGGTCGACACCAACTGCGATCCCGAAGTGATCGACTACAAGGTGCCCGGCAACGACGATGCAATCCGCGCGATCCGTTTGTTCTGTTCTTCGATCGCGGACGCGGCCCTCGAGGGGAAAGCGGAACTCGAAGAGAAGATTGCCGCTGGCAATGACGGCGACACCGACGCCCCCGCGGCCACTTCGATGGAAGAGGAAATGGCCGCCGGCGAAGAGTCGGCTCCCTCAGTTTAGCTCGCTGTCACGCCAGGCGTGACAGTCCAAGACAGCAGGAATATAGAAGTGGCGATTACAGCGGCACAGGTGAAGTCTCTGCGCGAGAAGACCGGCGCAGGCATGATGGATTGTAAAAACGCACTGACCGACAGTGGCGGCGATATCGATGCTGCGCTGAAGCAGTTGCGCGAAAAAGGACTCGCGACAGCGGCCAAGCGCGCTGGGCGCACAGCGGCCGAAGGCATGGTGGTTGCAAACCTGGTTTCCCCGGGCGAGGGCGTGCTGCTCGAACTGAACTGCGAAACTGATTTTGTTGCCAAGACCCCCGGGTTCCTTGATTTGGCGACTCGGTTGGCTTCGGTTCTGCCCGGCAATGCCACCGTAGAAGGCGTGCAGGAAGCAGACGCTGTCGGCTTGGCCGATATGACGGTTGAAGGCAAGACGATCGCCGACAGCATTGCAGATGCAATTGCCTCGATGGGTGAGAATGTTCTCGTGCGTCGAGTCGCCCGCTTCGCGCCGGGGGATTCCGCCGGCGCTGTCGGCGCATACGTGCACGGGGGCGGTAAAATCGGCGTTCTCGTCGAAGCGTCGACTGATGCTACTGGCGACAAGGCGGCCGAAGTCGTTGCCGTGTTGAAGGATATCGCCATGCAGGTCGCGGCCGCCAACCCCCAATGGTGCACCCGAGAGGATGTCCCGGCTGAGGACCTGGCTCGCGAAAAGGAAATTTTCTCGAATCAGGCAGCTCAGAGCGGCAAGCCCGAAAACGTTGTCGAGAAGATCGTGACCGGCAAGGTGGAGAAGTTCTACCAGCAGGAATGTTTGATCGATCAGGAGTATATTCGCGACGGGCAGTTGACGATTGCCAAACTTCTTGATCAGGAAGCTAAGAGAATTGGAACTTCGATCCAATTGAAGCGCTTTGCCCGGCTCCAGCTGGGTGAAGCTTCGAACGATAGCTGAGAGAGCCTATATGCCTGAGGGAACTGCCTACCGCCGAATTCTCCTGAAACTCAGTGGCGAGGCGTTGGCCGGCGGCGACGGGGACAGCATCGATGATGCGCGTTT encodes:
- the rho gene encoding transcription termination factor Rho; its protein translation is MHLSDLKGKDIQELAGMARSVDAEGASTMRRQELIFAILQAQTARQGLIHGDGVLEVLPDGFGFLRSPDYSYLAGPDDIYVSPSQVKRFDLRTGDVVSGQIRSPKDDERYFALLQLDAINYDPPAESRQKVLFDNLTPLYPDDAIHLECGAEEPTGRVLDLMVPIGKGQRALVVAPPRTGKTIMLQNIARGITANHPDIDLIVLLVDERPEEVTDMRRSVAGEVVSSTFDEPPTRHVQVAEMVIEKAKRLVEHGRDVVILLDSVTRLARAYNTVAPPSGKVLSGGVDSNALHKPKKFFGAARNIEDGGSLTIIGTALVETGSRMDEVIFEEFKGTGNMEVHLDRRLVEKRVFPSIDVNRSGTRKEELLLGAEVQGRVAILRRLLSQLNSVEAMEFLLDKLAETPTNEDFIAGMNR
- the tsf gene encoding translation elongation factor Ts; protein product: MAITAAQVKSLREKTGAGMMDCKNALTDSGGDIDAALKQLREKGLATAAKRAGRTAAEGMVVANLVSPGEGVLLELNCETDFVAKTPGFLDLATRLASVLPGNATVEGVQEADAVGLADMTVEGKTIADSIADAIASMGENVLVRRVARFAPGDSAGAVGAYVHGGGKIGVLVEASTDATGDKAAEVVAVLKDIAMQVAAANPQWCTREDVPAEDLAREKEIFSNQAAQSGKPENVVEKIVTGKVEKFYQQECLIDQEYIRDGQLTIAKLLDQEAKRIGTSIQLKRFARLQLGEASNDS